A genomic segment from Comamonas terrigena NBRC 13299 encodes:
- the miaB gene encoding tRNA (N6-isopentenyl adenosine(37)-C2)-methylthiotransferase MiaB has protein sequence MTTKKVFIKTFGCQMNEYDSDKMADVLGAAQGYESTDDPEQADLILFNTCSVREKAQEKVFSDLGRFKHLKEKGVLIGVGGCVASQEGEEIIKRAPYVDVVFGPQTLHRLPDLLNARAAKAKPQVDISFPEIEKFDHLPPARVEGASAFVSIMEGCSKYCSYCVVPYTRGEEVSRPFEDVLVEVAGLADQGVKEVTLLGQNVNAYLGKMGDTTEIADFALLLEYVAEIPGIERIRFTTSHPNEFTPRLIEAYAKLPQLVSHLHLPVQHGSDKILMAMKRGYTAMEYKSTIRKLRAIRPDLAMSSDFIVGFPGETEDDFQKMMKLIHDVRFDNSFSFIFSPRPGTPAANLHDDTPHEVKLRRLQELQAVINQNIKEISDERVGTVQRLLVEGLSKRDGSELMGRTECNRVVNFPGNERLIGQMVDVRVTEAKTYTLRGEVLVRS, from the coding sequence ATGACCACGAAAAAAGTCTTTATCAAAACCTTTGGCTGCCAGATGAACGAGTACGACTCGGACAAGATGGCGGACGTGCTGGGTGCTGCCCAGGGCTATGAATCCACGGACGACCCGGAGCAGGCCGACCTGATCCTGTTCAACACCTGCTCGGTGCGGGAAAAGGCACAGGAAAAGGTGTTCTCCGACCTGGGCCGCTTCAAGCACCTGAAGGAAAAAGGCGTGCTGATTGGTGTGGGCGGTTGTGTGGCCAGCCAGGAAGGCGAAGAAATCATCAAGCGCGCCCCCTATGTGGACGTGGTGTTCGGCCCCCAGACCCTGCACCGCCTGCCCGATCTGCTGAACGCGCGCGCCGCCAAGGCCAAGCCCCAGGTGGACATTTCCTTCCCCGAAATCGAGAAGTTCGACCACCTGCCGCCTGCCCGCGTGGAAGGTGCCTCGGCCTTCGTGTCGATCATGGAAGGCTGCTCCAAATACTGCAGCTACTGCGTCGTGCCCTACACGCGCGGTGAAGAAGTCAGCCGCCCGTTCGAAGACGTGCTGGTGGAAGTCGCCGGTCTGGCCGACCAGGGCGTGAAGGAAGTCACGCTGCTGGGCCAGAACGTGAACGCCTACCTGGGCAAGATGGGCGACACCACCGAAATTGCCGACTTTGCGCTGCTGCTGGAGTATGTGGCCGAGATCCCCGGCATCGAACGCATCCGCTTCACCACCAGCCACCCGAACGAATTCACGCCCCGCCTGATCGAGGCCTACGCCAAGCTGCCCCAGTTGGTCAGCCACCTGCACCTGCCCGTCCAGCACGGCAGCGACAAGATCCTGATGGCCATGAAGCGCGGCTACACGGCCATGGAGTACAAGAGCACCATCCGCAAGCTGCGCGCCATCCGTCCGGATCTGGCGATGAGCAGCGACTTCATCGTCGGCTTCCCCGGCGAGACCGAAGACGACTTCCAGAAGATGATGAAGCTGATCCACGACGTCCGTTTTGACAACAGCTTCAGCTTCATCTTCAGCCCCCGCCCCGGCACGCCGGCCGCCAACCTGCACGACGACACCCCCCACGAGGTGAAGCTGCGCCGTCTGCAGGAGCTGCAGGCCGTGATCAACCAGAACATCAAGGAGATCAGCGACGAGCGCGTGGGCACGGTGCAGCGCCTGCTGGTCGAAGGGCTGAGCAAGCGCGACGGTAGCGAACTGATGGGCCGCACGGAATGCAACCGCGTGGTCAACTTCCCCGGCAACGAACGCCTGATTGGCCAGATGGTGGATGTGCGCGTCACCGAAGCCAAGACTTACACCCTGCGCGGCGAAGTGCTGGTGCGCAGCTGA